A genome region from Arachis duranensis cultivar V14167 chromosome 6, aradu.V14167.gnm2.J7QH, whole genome shotgun sequence includes the following:
- the LOC107492621 gene encoding cytoplasmic tRNA 2-thiolation protein 2, giving the protein MACNGSGCQSGCYKDEEEPKRENPAVPTKTDSASNGNICVKCKLNDSVSGYGGIDDGRFCADCFRSNLFGKFRYAVTSNAMISPTDKVLVAFSGGPSSRIALQYVHDLQERAQKNFDACRDRSLPVFGVGVVFIDESAVVPIPSGEMDEAVGFVSSVVSCLAPPKKELHVVPIETIYSSNSSDGKDRLLKILNAVSDPTGREDLLVNIRMLALQKVASEFGYNRLVLGSCISRIASHVISATVKGQGYSLPADIQYVDARWEIPVVLPLRDCFAQEINMLCRLDGLKTLKLSTSPSSTINGLVSSFVQLLQEENPSRESTIVRTAGKLIPFQFNKIPEITDGHVPLATRRRQKRYNLKSNESVSSESFCPLCNSPLDKSEIVNRSNHDNGSTGEFFYAACCSSCQYQILPRDSTTMEQFYTDLPQSIVSRSEEANNCNLSLLREQIQDCLLSDDEEET; this is encoded by the exons ATGGCGTGTAACGGCTCTGGTTGCCAATCCGGTTGCTACAAAGACGAAGAAGAACCGAAGCGTGAGAATCCAGCAGTTCCAACAAAAACCGATTCAGCGAGCAATGGGAACATCTGCGTCAAGTGCAAGCTGAACGACTCTGTTTCGGGTTACGGCGGCATCGACGATGGTCGCTTCTGCGCTGATTGCTTCAGGAGCAACCTGTTTGGGAAGTTCAGATACGCGGTCACCTCGAACGCCATGATCTCTCCCACCGATAAGGTCCTTGTTGCATTCTCAGGTGGCCCTTCTTCAAG GATAGCTTTGCAGTATGTGCATGATTTGCAAGAGAGGGCACAGAAGAATTTTGATGCCTGTAGAGATAGGTCGTTGCCTGTGTTTGGTGTTGGAGTGGTGTTTATAGATGAGAGTGCTGTTGTGCCGATTCCTTCTGGTGAGATGGATGAGGCGGTTGGATTTGTTTCTTCGGTTGTTTCGTGTTTAGCCCCGCCAAAGAAGGAGTTGCATGTTGTTCCTATTGAGACAATTTACTCGTCCAATTCTAGTGACGGAAAGGACAGGCTGTTAAAGATTCTGAATGCTGTGAGTGATCCCACTGGAAGGGAGGATTTGTTGGTTAATATTCGCATGTTGGCACTTCAAAAG GTTGCTTCTGAATTTGGTTATAACAGACTTGTTCTAGGATCATGCATTTCAAGAATTGCTTCTCATGTCATTTCAGCCACTGTGAAG GGTCAGGGATATTCATTACCTGCAGATATACAGTATGTTGATGCTCGATGGGAAATTCCAGTTGTGCTTCCTCTACGTGATTGTTTCGCTCAAGAGATCAACATGCTTTGCCGCCTTGATGG TCTAAAGACTTTAAAGTTGTCTACAAGTCCAAGCTCTACCATCAATGGCTTGGTCTCATCATTTGTACAATTATTGCAG GAAGAAAACCCATCTAGAGAGAGCACAATTGTGAGAACAGCTGGGAAACTCATTCCTTTCCAATTTAACAAGATTCCCGAGATCACTGATGGTCATGTTCCCTTGGCAACTCGAAGACGCCAAAAGAGATATAATCTCAAATCGAATGAATCTGTTTCCTCGGAATCTTTCTGTCCTCTCTGCAATAGCCCACTTGATAAGTCTGAGATTGTTAATCGAAGCAACCATGATAATGGTAGCACTGGTGAATTTTTTTATGCTGCTTGCTGTTCTAGTTGTCAGTATCAGATACTTCCAAGAGATTCCACGACAATGGAGCAATTTTATACGGATTTACCCCAATCTATAGTTTCCAGATCAGAGGAAGCAAACAATTGTAACTTGAGTCTGCTAAG GGAACAAATACAAGATTGCTTGCTTtcagatgatgaagaagaaacttAG